The stretch of DNA TGCTTTATTCTAgattttttgaaattaaaactcTACCACGATCATTGTAACTATTTCAGGTTTCATTATAGTTAGAAAATACTAACACAAACAAGTTTTTGATCCCCTCTTAATTTTTATTAACCCCTCTTAGCAGGGCCGTCtccgagatttcggaggccctgtgCGAAATTTGAAAAAGAGGCCCCAATACAGTTATATTTACGTTACTACAAGTATATATtctaaaacacaaattctcatttaagacgggctATTCGTCCTAAGCTTAATACGGGTTAAATACATACCAAATCACCTCACTTGTTGTCTAAGGaatgccaatttttttttttttacgatcaTGTGGTAATATTTGACGcatcttaagtttaagacggacagtgtccgtcttaagcaagacttacTGACTCTAAAATGCTATTTTTATCATAAGAGTTTTTTTTAGAACGAACTATAATGTTAAAAGTCAATTTCTTTTGTTCTCCCTTCGtcccaatcttttttttttttaattttacctTTGATTACACTATTTCTCCCAAAGTATATGTAAAAGCTAAATGAAAATAATGTGGATattaaatttttatgtattttagaCAAACGATAGATAAACTTTGCATATTAAAAAAGAAgaaatttataatcaaaaataAAGGAAACCAACAAAAGCATTTCAAAATTGAAATGCTATGGGGAATTGAACCTCAGTGTATGCGTGCATATTGAAAAACTAATGAACCACTAATTAAACCACTATGCCATTATAAGATTGTTGCATTTCACTTGCATCAAATTCTATCTAAACTTTGTTTAACGCTATTGGGCCCCAAAATTTCGGCGGCCCTGTGCGGCCGTGCGGCCCGCACATGCTAAAAGCCGGTCCTGCCTCTTAGTTATTCGCACTTCGTATGATTGTACGATATTTTATCTACATTTTTGTGATCTTCAAGAGTCAAATTTTCATCATATATTATTACAAGTCTCCACTTTCATAAcaaatcccctatatactaaatgaataggtgaactctaaaattttccctccaaaaagcatatttttaaataaggaatctattgataatttaattgtattcactaaataaggaaattaataattataatgtatttcattatataattcttttcatcaaaataaatctttttatcaaattatataattttcactaaacattaaactataatattttagttaaagtataaataatactccgtataagactataaactattaaatctgttattgatattattatttaaGAATGACTTGATTCATACGGAGTACGGAGTACTATtcatactatgtataaacaaaactataaatggttttgattactttcataacaaaaaaaagttgagagaatttataaattgaatCATTAGCgttgtggtataaaaaatactttaaaaaaaaaaaacatttcagcACATACTCAATTCTCttagattaattttcagttttaatttattttttactTGAGACAAAATAtaataacgagaaaaatgaacaattaatgagatactactattattttacagttcaattttacttagttttcttgaataattttataGTTCATTTTTTGTTCCTCATTAAAATATAATAAcgtaaaatatgaaaaattaatgaggTGTTAGTATAGCGtgattaagtaatacaaaaataaaaactctataaataccgcgcatttattgcgcgggatctaaactagttctcTACTAATTAAGTAACCTTATGAACTATTCCAATAGGTTTATTTATACAAATAAAAACAGAAATAGAAAGAAATTCGATACTGTTGTTCGTGGATGATCCACGACTAAGAGAAAAGTTATTAtcatatttttagggtttttggacTCAAAAATTATTTTGTTAATGATATTTGTCGAGTTTGAAAAATGTTCCTTTTTTTGGCATTTAAGATAGGTCTCGATTGTTTGTACTCGTTTTTTAACCATTTTTAATGTATTTTTAATTTCTATTACAAATATAAGTAACCCTAAATTTTGAAGATATTTTTACAAGTAATGAAGTtggaaaaaaatatatttttttgatGATTGGTGATATTTATGGGATTTGATGTTATTCGAATTTGCTGTCAAAAATGTTGTATGTTGTTATTGTGTCAATTTTGTTAATGTGAAGAGAAAAAATGCGAATATGAGTtaataaaggagaaagagagaaatGTGGGTAAACTTGAAATATTAAGTGAAATGTTCAAGACAGGAAATAATTTTTCAATGACCTATAGCAATTGCCGATGAGGCAAAAAATTCAATCTCTAACTATCAAAATATGCTCTTTATTCTCTTTCATGAGTTCATGAACTAATCACAAATGTATAGGTGCTATTGGACATAGAACAGTAAGAATGTTGGATGTACATCTTATTTGCACGAAAATGGTGGTAACTCTATAAATCCCAAGTAGTTTGGTAATAAATTGTAAAAGTTCCTAtagctttttttgttttttggtgacgagggaaCCCGCAACTGCTACCTTTGGTGCGCATTGGGTAAACCGTCGGGTGTACGTGATAGCATAGCCTCcaaaccacgtataccaggtaaGTCACCCGAGGGTAACAGGCTCGAAGTCTATTAGGCATGGACTCAGGCCAAGAATGCTCCACAAGTTTGCTCTTAGGCTTGCTCTTGGGGAGGCTTGAAGCCGAGTCTCTTGGGgatttcacccaagttttaaccatTAGACTCTACCCTTGCGGGCAAAGTTCCTAGGTTTAATTAATAATATGTCACATTTTTGGTCAGTACGAGTCAGAATTATCATTTTTTTCTCTCAACCTTTATGTTTAAGTTGTACAAATAATTTTCATAGGTAGTGTAACTTTGATATTATAGgattattaatttttttaatttaaatggGTGGAGAGACAAGACCTCTTTCCTGTTTCATTTTTGACTCTTTGGtaaccaaaaaccaaaaaaattaagATAAGACAATGTTAGTCTTTAGACAAATGCCCACAAGGGTGGAGTCTTGAGTTTAAAATTTGGGCGAAACTCCAAGGGTCTCAGGTTCAAGCCTCACCAAGAGCCAAGAGCAATCTTGTGGGGTTAAAATGATCTGCTGCTATGTCTTCTAGATTTCGAGCCTATCACCATTCACCCCATAAAAAGGGTGGTTGACttggtatacgtggtttgcaggctatcacaGGTCGTATACTCGGGGGTTTAACACTTTAACCTTACTTTGTCGGCGCTTAatcttataataaaaaaaataaaagggaAATTATCACTTGTACCCCTCTGGTATGGGCTAATCCCATAAGGAAAGCCCACTTGTGCCCTTTTAACTCTTTAGTTACTAAATTTTTCTTGGTTAAAAGTAAGAATAGCATCGTTTATTTGATCCGCTCATGTTTATGTTTCCCACTTGTACCCCTGCCTTTCGGATTGTTTCATTACCTTCATTTATGTTTCCGACTTTGGCACTCCCTTGAGTCCCTTCCCACCTTGAATCCACTAACCTACCTAGTGACACCGACATCCATATCCCATCCCATAATGACTTGCCCGGTTTCTTGTTCTTGCAATTCCTCTACCCTCTACCTTCCTAACTCTTGATGTGACCCTCCTCCTTTGCGACATTTATTTCTGACCAATCCCTGCGACTTGCACCCCTGACAATCGAGAGCTCTCTCAACCAATCCCTCGATAACTGTCAACTTCAATTTTGAGTATAAAACAATAGATTGAGAAGGATAAAGTTATAAACAATGCGTAAGAATTGTGAGGGAGATCGATGGAAAGTGGGTTGGTCCACTAACAAATAGGCGAAAGTGATGGGGCGGGGAGGAGAGTGAGAGTAATATTGGTGTGTTGAACTTGTTTGCATATTACTAAATGTTGAATCAACGAGATTGCAATCTAAATCAGATTGAGCCATCAAAAATCGACGGAGGTGATAGGTTAGGAGAGGGTAATACAAGCCAGGGAATGGTGGATTTGTGGGTGAGGAAGAGTGAGAGGTGTTTGCGTATAACTCAATTTGTTTCTTATATCGAAAAAAAATCCACAAAGAAATGCAACCAATAAGTGGATGAGAAGATTATCAGAGTGGCACAATTGCCACGAATTAAGTTTTAAGTTGTTTTGGAAATACATTGACAAATGTGGATTACAGTACTCCCCCTCCCCTATCTCTTAAGCATCTTCCCTGTATTTGGCGTTCTCTCCTATTGTTCCCTAGATATCAACCCTCCTAACCTTGGACTTCCCCTTCCCACGAACCTGATCTCCACCCAGCCTCTCACTATTCCCTTTTTGCGTTAGATCACCGTTTGGGCTTCCCTCGTTCGTgaactttctttcccttcaacccATGATCACCCCTTTatagaaaataaatatataataaaCAGATGCGGTAGCTTTAATTAAAAAATTGTAAATGACCCACTAAAATTCTTCCTTCTGTTTTTAAAACTTTTGCAATATAATTTTCAGCACAGGCTTGTATATATTTTGATATGTTTGTATTTATGAATAATTTTTCTTTATACTGTACATGCAAATAGGCCTCGGGAAGACAACATTTGCAAGGCGCCTACATGAAAATGAGAAAATTTGCACTTATTTTGAGAAAAGACTTTGGATTTGTGTGACTGAGAATTTCTCTATCCCAAAAATCCTGAATGAGATGCTTGAATATGTTACATCAAAGAAAGGAGACTTGTCCAACGTCGATGCAATCATAAAAAAACTTCAAGAAAAGTTGAAGAAGAAAAAATATTTGCTTGTCCTTGATGATGTATGGTGCACGGATCAGGAGTTGTGGAGTAACCTCAAAAACGCATTGGTAAGGATTGGGGGACTCCAAGGAAGTGTGATTCTAATTACTACTCGTATCAACGATGTTGCAACAAGATCGCGAGCTGTATATAAACACTCGTTGAAAGGTCTATCGGAAGAGGAAAGTTGGGAACTTCTAAAGCAAAAAGCTTTTGTTGATGAGACTTCTCCAAATATTTCGAGCCTAGAGAAAATTGGAAAAAGGATTAATGAGAAGTGTGACGGTGTTCCTTTAGCTATAAAAGCAATTGGAGCTATACTTCAGTCAAAGCAGCATCCACATGAATGGGAAACAATAGAAAACAGTGATGTTTGGCGTTTGCCACAAAATGATCAAAACCAGATCCTCCCATCACTAAGGCTGACATTCAACCATTTACCATCTCCTGCTATGAAGCAATGTTTTGCTTATTGTGCTGTCTTCCTGAAGGATTACAACTTGGAGAAAGATGAGTTGGTAGATATCTGGCTGGCTCAGGGTTTCCTTCACGAGTCTGAAACAAGAAACATGACCAAGGAGGAAATTGGCGAGGAATATTTAATGGTGCTACAAAATTATTCATTGTTACaagaagtagaagaagaagaagatgacgatgacgacgatgatgacgatgatgatgacagtAGCGATGATGATGATAGCAGTGGCGATGATGATACTGATGATAACGGTGAAGATAATGACAATGGTGGTGACAAAGACAACGCTGAAGACGAcgatgatgaagacgacgacGATGAAGACGATGATGAAGTAATACCTAGATACAAGATGCACGATCTAGTGCACGATCTTGCCGTAGATGTCTCTGGGAAAGACGTATTGTTCTGGAAACTAAAAGATCATCAGCAGATCGACAATTGTCGCCATTTAGTACTTACTGATACAGATGTTGTTGAAGCACTATCCAAACTTCCTATAACAAACACACTGAGGAAGTTGCGGACAATTTCTGGTGGCCTTCCAGACAATGTGTTGGCCTATGCAAAATACCTGCGCACCCTAACACTCGATGCATGTGATATAGAAGAGGTGCCTACTTCCATCGGCTTGCTCAAGCATCTCAGATTTCTCAGCCTGTCATATAATCCAATCAAAACACTACCAGACTCAATTGGTAAACTCTACCTGCTGCAAACACTCAGACTTCTTGCTTGTGATTCCATGAAGGTCCTGCCAAAGGTATTATATAAGTTGGTTAAGTTAATTCACATTCCGACAACAACCTACATGCACGCATCAAGAGGATTAGGACAATTAACCGACCTGCAAACCTTACCTCATCTTACtttggttgatgatgatgatgataatgatgatggaTGGTCCATTGATGAGCTTGAAAATCTGCAAAAGCTTAGGGGTGAAATCCATATCTCCGGTCTAGAACATGTAAAAACGAAAGAAAATGCTAAGAAAGCTGACCTTGCTGGCAAAGGTAACGTTTCGAAACTAATCCTTGCTTGGGCTgagaaaaggaaagaaattaGCACTGGGAGTTATGATGAAGATGTTCTCGATAGCCTTCAACCCCACCCGAACTTAACATCTCTGGAATTAAAAAACTTCCATGGATTAATGTTTCCTTCTTGGATGATGAGTATGACTGTCATAACCAAGGATAGTAGTAGGCCAACACTGCTCGAAAATATCACTTCGCTTAAGCTGCGCAATTGTGGTAGATGCCAAGTGCTCCCTAAACTGGGGCAACTACCTTGTCTGAAATATCTGACATTGAGCGGACTCAACGTTGAATCCATAGGCAATGATTTCTATGGTGTTTCCCACTACCAGAGCAATAGCAACGTCAATCATGTATCATTTCCATCTCTAATAAAGTTTGAGCTTACTAAATGCCGATCACTGAAGACGTGGATCCTGCCACCCTCAGCAGAAGCAACAAATGTTTTTCCTCGTCTTGAAGTTCTTCGAGTTACAAATTGTCCTCAGCTGGAAACATTGCCTGCCCTGAATTTCCAATCCGTCAAGAAACTAAAACTTGAAAATATTGGCATCCGATCCTTTTCAATGGCATCATCGAATGTGAATTTGAAACTTGAGACGTTGGACATAAGTGAATGTGAAAAGCTCGTGTCTTTACCCAGTGAGCTGCAATACATTACATCTCTCAAGACATTGAAAGTGGTTGATTGCGATGCCCTTCATTCTCTTCCAAATGATCTTTTCCACAAACTCACTTCCCTAAGCGAGCTCTGTATTTCTAGATGTGAAGTACTAAATAATATTCCTACCAGCTTGGAAGAATGTGCGTCTTTAGCGACACTCACAATAGAAGACTGTCCATCTATAAAGGGTCGAATGCCAGATTTCAGCAAGTTGAAGGGTCTACAAGAGCTAAACAAAAGTGGAAATCCCTTAAAGTTGATGATTTCCATGTTGAAGGCGGTTGAACATCTTCCTGACCTAACTTCATTAGAAACCGGCGGGTTCAATGACGAGGAGGAACAAGAATTATACTTCTCTGATGTGACTCCTATTCAACAAAATCAATCCCTCAATGACATATATTTGGTTGGAAATCCAAATATCAAGACTCTACCTGAAAACCTACAACTTCTCACTAAGATCAAAAGTTTAAACATACGCTACTTCGATGACTTGGAAGAACTTCCCGAATGGGTGGGTCGTCTTTCATCTCTTGAGAAATTATGGCTGGGAAGATGCAAGAAATTGAAATATCTACCTTCAAGGGAGGTTTTCTTGCAGATGACCCGATTAAGGGAACTGCATATTTGGGAGTGTCCGATTCTTGCTGAAAGTTGTGTCAAGGATGATGGCTCTGATTGGAGCAAGATCTCACATATACCCTTTATTGAGATGGAGGATGACGCTGTTCAAAACCTGTTGTGAATTGTAAGTATATCTTAGAATTTTATTTGAAATGCTTGTTCAGGTACAACCTGTTCCTATTTCTTTCCATGTAGTACTGCATTAATAATAGGAAAACTTAATAGGTATAACCCCAAGTTATTACATTGTCCATTTTTTATCCTAGCGCTGTTCCTGCACAAATCTATCCCTGAATTTTGTTCTTTTATCCTGGTTTTGATCCTTCGCCTTACAGTGTTAGAGTTCTGTTGAAAGCACGGTTAATCTATATCTAGGAATGTAAAACCAGATTATAGGGTTTTTCTATGGGGTACCCCCGAACTATTGGctatttggcttttctaagtggTACCCTCGCGTTTTTCAAATTACCAGTTGTACCCTTAAACTCTAGTAGTTACCCCTAAACGTGCCCGTTAATTTCTAAACCGTTAAGTTTAGGCGTTAAGTGCATAGGTGGCATTATGAGTTGGACTACTAATGTTGACTGAACTATGACTGGGCTATGTATGACTTCCTACTGTTAAGTTCCTCGTCATCCATAATACTCATTTGCCAAAGTTTCAATTTAATAATAAAGCTCAATTTAATTCTCTTATTTTGTAGCTCTTTCTATTACCTCTTCCTTTTCTTTTGTAATATACTTTCATTCCTCATAAAAAActttttttaaccttttctctttcttcttttATCACACTCATCTCTTTATGTCTTCTTCATTTCCTTCCATTTGGGCATGGAACATCAAGCTTGTAAGGAAAGAGAGCGGGTGAGGATGTAGATGGTGTTAATATGACATAGGTTTCATTATTGGTAATGGTTGCACATTCATATGATTCCTATGGCATCTATTTATAATACTGCCAATGGTGGTTAAACAATGTTTGGATAAGGGTAGTTACATATGGAAACTGGGAAGGAATGTGATGGAATGATGGATTAAGAATATTTAAGATACTATTATAAGATATTGTATGCTTAACAGATGAACTGGTGGGGTGTGGGTTGGGCTGTGGAAAGAAATTGATGGTTGAGCGTGTGCATTGGTATAGGTGAAGGATTGCTAGAGATTGATGGATGTGGTGTCGGGTTGTGGGGGTGGGTGTCGAAATGGGCGAGGAGTTGTTAAGAGACTAATTGTTTTGGACTTTGGTGATGGGTGTTGGAATGAATGAGGGTTGGTTAGAGATTGATCATTGGGGTGGGTATTTATGGGTTAAGAGTTATTATGGGTTTATAATTGTGGTGATGGTGGGTGTAGGTGTTGGGATAAGTTACTTTATAATTGagggttgtggttgtggtggtggaaTGGGTAAAGTGTGACCAAGGATCAATAGTTGTTATGGCAGAGATAGGACTGAGGAGGTTTGAAGTAAGAAGCTGGTTAAAggaaagaaaaacacaaaattaaTCATAGTAAAGGTTTTAGTAAGAGAGTTATAGCACCACTTATGCGGAGTTCCAACTTCCAATATACATTAAGTGATCAAAACTTGGGATTACTTTGGGCATACAAAAACTTGGGATTATTAAAGGAAAATTCCCCAAGACTTGAGAAAAAGTTTCTCATTAAGTTTCCTGTAGTTATTGTAAAATTGTTGCCATTTAACTTGTAAAATTAACGCCAAGGTTATATTTTAATCACAAGTTTTAATCGGAAAATGCAATGACCAAAACATTTTGCTCGAGTGTTTTTTTTCTCCCAGTTAATCTTGTCATAATAGCTAGGTAGGTAAGTTATAACCCTGTGTTGAAACTGAAGATGCACACATAATGTTATCCGATGACCCAAATGAATTGTCTAGAATTGCATGAGTGAATATGATTTTTTTCCTGTTCTTAATTTGTTTGAATCCTTCACT from Silene latifolia isolate original U9 population chromosome 10, ASM4854445v1, whole genome shotgun sequence encodes:
- the LOC141604834 gene encoding putative disease resistance protein RGA3 isoform X1, which encodes MAEAILLDVATNSAKAVGQLIMARGVDEMKLAWGLKDELKKLKTKFKDLQLFLQDVGNSKHADKRKLVNAWLQEVKDAAYFADDIMDDYAYEILRRELEQNKKFKKQFRAFFTRHNPIIFRIKMSHKVRDAIATFDGLDSKAQKIGLTQVDMTNDGMAGTWADNNDGSINLSQARQHAAADATEYVGRTEDEEKLLEMLCNPNNQERQLSAIAIVGLGGLGKTTFARRLHENEKICTYFEKRLWICVTENFSIPKILNEMLEYVTSKKGDLSNVDAIIKKLQEKLKKKKYLLVLDDVWCTDQELWSNLKNALVRIGGLQGSVILITTRINDVATRSRAVYKHSLKGLSEEESWELLKQKAFVDETSPNISSLEKIGKRINEKCDGVPLAIKAIGAILQSKQHPHEWETIENSDVWRLPQNDQNQILPSLRLTFNHLPSPAMKQCFAYCAVFLKDYNLEKDELVDIWLAQGFLHESETRNMTKEEIGEEYLMVLQNYSLLQEVEEEEDDDDDDDDDDDDSSDDDDSSGDDDTDDNGEDNDNGGDKDNAEDDDDEDDDDEDDDEVIPRYKMHDLVHDLAVDVSGKDVLFWKLKDHQQIDNCRHLVLTDTDVVEALSKLPITNTLRKLRTISGGLPDNVLAYAKYLRTLTLDACDIEEVPTSIGLLKHLRFLSLSYNPIKTLPDSIGKLYLLQTLRLLACDSMKVLPKVLYKLVKLIHIPTTTYMHASRGLGQLTDLQTLPHLTLVDDDDDNDDGWSIDELENLQKLRGEIHISGLEHVKTKENAKKADLAGKGNVSKLILAWAEKRKEISTGSYDEDVLDSLQPHPNLTSLELKNFHGLMFPSWMMSMTVITKDSSRPTLLENITSLKLRNCGRCQVLPKLGQLPCLKYLTLSGLNVESIGNDFYGVSHYQSNSNVNHVSFPSLIKFELTKCRSLKTWILPPSAEATNVFPRLEVLRVTNCPQLETLPALNFQSVKKLKLENIGIRSFSMASSNVNLKLETLDISECEKLVSLPSELQYITSLKTLKVVDCDALHSLPNDLFHKLTSLSELCISRCEVLNNIPTSLEECASLATLTIEDCPSIKGRMPDFSKLKGLQELNKSGNPLKLMISMLKAVEHLPDLTSLETGGFNDEEEQELYFSDVTPIQQNQSLNDIYLVGNPNIKTLPENLQLLTKIKSLNIRYFDDLEELPEWVGRLSSLEKLWLGRCKKLKYLPSREVFLQMTRLRELHIWECPILAESCVKDDGSDWSKISHIPFIEMEDDAVQNLL
- the LOC141604834 gene encoding putative disease resistance protein RGA3 isoform X3, with the translated sequence MLFLQDVGNSKHADKRKLVNAWLQEVKDAAYFADDIMDDYAYEILRRELEQNKKFKKQFRAFFTRHNPIIFRIKMSHKVRDAIATFDGLDSKAQKIGLTQVDMTNDGMAGTWADNNDGSINLSQARQHAAADATEYVGRTEDEEKLLEMLCNPNNQERQLSAIAIVGLGGLGKTTFARRLHENEKICTYFEKRLWICVTENFSIPKILNEMLEYVTSKKGDLSNVDAIIKKLQEKLKKKKYLLVLDDVWCTDQELWSNLKNALVRIGGLQGSVILITTRINDVATRSRAVYKHSLKGLSEEESWELLKQKAFVDETSPNISSLEKIGKRINEKCDGVPLAIKAIGAILQSKQHPHEWETIENSDVWRLPQNDQNQILPSLRLTFNHLPSPAMKQCFAYCAVFLKDYNLEKDELVDIWLAQGFLHESETRNMTKEEIGEEYLMVLQNYSLLQEVEEEEDDDDDDDDDDDDSSDDDDSSGDDDTDDNGEDNDNGGDKDNAEDDDDEDDDDEDDDEVIPRYKMHDLVHDLAVDVSGKDVLFWKLKDHQQIDNCRHLVLTDTDVVEALSKLPITNTLRKLRTISGGLPDNVLAYAKYLRTLTLDACDIEEVPTSIGLLKHLRFLSLSYNPIKTLPDSIGKLYLLQTLRLLACDSMKVLPKVLYKLVKLIHIPTTTYMHASRGLGQLTDLQTLPHLTLVDDDDDNDDGWSIDELENLQKLRGEIHISGLEHVKTKENAKKADLAGKGNVSKLILAWAEKRKEISTGSYDEDVLDSLQPHPNLTSLELKNFHGLMFPSWMMSMTVITKDSSRPTLLENITSLKLRNCGRCQVLPKLGQLPCLKYLTLSGLNVESIGNDFYGVSHYQSNSNVNHVSFPSLIKFELTKCRSLKTWILPPSAEATNVFPRLEVLRVTNCPQLETLPALNFQSVKKLKLENIGIRSFSMASSNVNLKLETLDISECEKLVSLPSELQYITSLKTLKVVDCDALHSLPNDLFHKLTSLSELCISRCEVLNNIPTSLEECASLATLTIEDCPSIKGRMPDFSKLKGLQELNKSGNPLKLMISMLKAVEHLPDLTSLETGGFNDEEEQELYFSDVTPIQQNQSLNDIYLVGNPNIKTLPENLQLLTKIKSLNIRYFDDLEELPEWVGRLSSLEKLWLGRCKKLKYLPSREVFLQMTRLRELHIWECPILAESCVKDDGSDWSKISHIPFIEMEDDAVQNLL
- the LOC141604834 gene encoding putative disease resistance protein RGA3 isoform X4; translated protein: MDVGNSKHADKRKLVNAWLQEVKDAAYFADDIMDDYAYEILRRELEQNKKFKKQFRAFFTRHNPIIFRIKMSHKVRDAIATFDGLDSKAQKIGLTQVDMTNDGMAGTWADNNDGSINLSQARQHAAADATEYVGRTEDEEKLLEMLCNPNNQERQLSAIAIVGLGGLGKTTFARRLHENEKICTYFEKRLWICVTENFSIPKILNEMLEYVTSKKGDLSNVDAIIKKLQEKLKKKKYLLVLDDVWCTDQELWSNLKNALVRIGGLQGSVILITTRINDVATRSRAVYKHSLKGLSEEESWELLKQKAFVDETSPNISSLEKIGKRINEKCDGVPLAIKAIGAILQSKQHPHEWETIENSDVWRLPQNDQNQILPSLRLTFNHLPSPAMKQCFAYCAVFLKDYNLEKDELVDIWLAQGFLHESETRNMTKEEIGEEYLMVLQNYSLLQEVEEEEDDDDDDDDDDDDSSDDDDSSGDDDTDDNGEDNDNGGDKDNAEDDDDEDDDDEDDDEVIPRYKMHDLVHDLAVDVSGKDVLFWKLKDHQQIDNCRHLVLTDTDVVEALSKLPITNTLRKLRTISGGLPDNVLAYAKYLRTLTLDACDIEEVPTSIGLLKHLRFLSLSYNPIKTLPDSIGKLYLLQTLRLLACDSMKVLPKVLYKLVKLIHIPTTTYMHASRGLGQLTDLQTLPHLTLVDDDDDNDDGWSIDELENLQKLRGEIHISGLEHVKTKENAKKADLAGKGNVSKLILAWAEKRKEISTGSYDEDVLDSLQPHPNLTSLELKNFHGLMFPSWMMSMTVITKDSSRPTLLENITSLKLRNCGRCQVLPKLGQLPCLKYLTLSGLNVESIGNDFYGVSHYQSNSNVNHVSFPSLIKFELTKCRSLKTWILPPSAEATNVFPRLEVLRVTNCPQLETLPALNFQSVKKLKLENIGIRSFSMASSNVNLKLETLDISECEKLVSLPSELQYITSLKTLKVVDCDALHSLPNDLFHKLTSLSELCISRCEVLNNIPTSLEECASLATLTIEDCPSIKGRMPDFSKLKGLQELNKSGNPLKLMISMLKAVEHLPDLTSLETGGFNDEEEQELYFSDVTPIQQNQSLNDIYLVGNPNIKTLPENLQLLTKIKSLNIRYFDDLEELPEWVGRLSSLEKLWLGRCKKLKYLPSREVFLQMTRLRELHIWECPILAESCVKDDGSDWSKISHIPFIEMEDDAVQNLL
- the LOC141604834 gene encoding putative disease resistance protein RGA3 isoform X5 — translated: MDDYAYEILRRELEQNKKFKKQFRAFFTRHNPIIFRIKMSHKVRDAIATFDGLDSKAQKIGLTQVDMTNDGMAGTWADNNDGSINLSQARQHAAADATEYVGRTEDEEKLLEMLCNPNNQERQLSAIAIVGLGGLGKTTFARRLHENEKICTYFEKRLWICVTENFSIPKILNEMLEYVTSKKGDLSNVDAIIKKLQEKLKKKKYLLVLDDVWCTDQELWSNLKNALVRIGGLQGSVILITTRINDVATRSRAVYKHSLKGLSEEESWELLKQKAFVDETSPNISSLEKIGKRINEKCDGVPLAIKAIGAILQSKQHPHEWETIENSDVWRLPQNDQNQILPSLRLTFNHLPSPAMKQCFAYCAVFLKDYNLEKDELVDIWLAQGFLHESETRNMTKEEIGEEYLMVLQNYSLLQEVEEEEDDDDDDDDDDDDSSDDDDSSGDDDTDDNGEDNDNGGDKDNAEDDDDEDDDDEDDDEVIPRYKMHDLVHDLAVDVSGKDVLFWKLKDHQQIDNCRHLVLTDTDVVEALSKLPITNTLRKLRTISGGLPDNVLAYAKYLRTLTLDACDIEEVPTSIGLLKHLRFLSLSYNPIKTLPDSIGKLYLLQTLRLLACDSMKVLPKVLYKLVKLIHIPTTTYMHASRGLGQLTDLQTLPHLTLVDDDDDNDDGWSIDELENLQKLRGEIHISGLEHVKTKENAKKADLAGKGNVSKLILAWAEKRKEISTGSYDEDVLDSLQPHPNLTSLELKNFHGLMFPSWMMSMTVITKDSSRPTLLENITSLKLRNCGRCQVLPKLGQLPCLKYLTLSGLNVESIGNDFYGVSHYQSNSNVNHVSFPSLIKFELTKCRSLKTWILPPSAEATNVFPRLEVLRVTNCPQLETLPALNFQSVKKLKLENIGIRSFSMASSNVNLKLETLDISECEKLVSLPSELQYITSLKTLKVVDCDALHSLPNDLFHKLTSLSELCISRCEVLNNIPTSLEECASLATLTIEDCPSIKGRMPDFSKLKGLQELNKSGNPLKLMISMLKAVEHLPDLTSLETGGFNDEEEQELYFSDVTPIQQNQSLNDIYLVGNPNIKTLPENLQLLTKIKSLNIRYFDDLEELPEWVGRLSSLEKLWLGRCKKLKYLPSREVFLQMTRLRELHIWECPILAESCVKDDGSDWSKISHIPFIEMEDDAVQNLL